GAGGGTTTTTTGTTAGCCAGTTAAAACTCTCTGCCACACAGGACTTTGGCTCGTGTGCAAAGACTGATGTTGAAGTGAGGATCTCCTCTGCTTCTCTCTGTGAAAGGATCCACTGATGAAGGTATGAGACTcagcttttcttctctttttttatgtaacaaaaTGTGCTGTCTTACTGATTGACTGCACACGTTAAATGTTTTTCTTGGAGATTGTGACTGCATGTTATAACGTCACCCTCATtgtgttcttttattttttcttaacaGTAAGGGttcatttgcaaaaaaacgATATCTCTGTTCTATTTATTTTCCCcagccatgtttttttttgtgtactcTGGGGAATATCAATGAAAACGGTGTTGGTTGATTCATTAGAATTTACTATCCACATTTATTTAGGAGAGTTTTGCCACCATActtattaattaaaattaatattATATTGGAAAGTCCATTACTTTTCATTGTCTGTAATGAAATCTGTGGACAATTACTGACTAGTGAAAGAATTGGGTGTAAtatcctttaaaaaacaaaagtgtgcAGAAGAGGGTTAAAAGGAAATTTCAATGATCAGAAAGATGAATCCCATTAATCATGTCATCCCATCTAATCCTTTAAAtacagtggcactcataagtttatgaacgttgactaaaaagaggaataaaaaaatcatcttttggaaattgatcttaatgccttaattaaaaaaatgaggaaaaatccaacctttaaggacaccaattttctttgtgaatgaataatatattttaaataaataaatgttcttccttaaaatacgcataagtaagtacacccctatgttaaattcccatagaggcaggcagatttttacttttaaaggcCGGTTATTTCatatggatccaggatactatgcatcctgataaagttcccttggcctttggaattaaaatagcccccccacatcaacacatgcccttcaccatacctagagattggcatggggtactttccataaaatcatctctcaatgcaaatcaaaacagctattaggctaactgaaataaaaccatgccaatctctaggtatgagATCTATCTATTTACGATaatagggggggggggaagtggTGGAAGTGGTGGAagtggtgtccttaaaggttggatttttcctcattttttgaattaaggcattaagatcattttccaaaagagttccaagattttttttttattcctctttttagtcaactttagcatgggttcataaacttatgagtgccactgtaCAGTACTATGTGACTTGACTGACATGTTGTTTTGTCAGCAGGTGAAATGTAATGCATTCATATTCCAAGATTTGTCATTCTTCTTTTAATGTCAAGTTAATTAACCACCTGTTTTAATAGTTTCCATCTAATATGAGCTGAATTTAGCACAGAAATGGCTCACATGGCAGCCCCAACCTCTCACATAAAGGATTCAAATACCATAAGCAGTAGCCTATATGCAGGTCTGGTGAAATGTAATGCATTCATATTCCAAGATTTGTCATTATTCTTTAATATATCATGGTAATTAACCACCTGTTTCAATATTTTCCATCTAAAATGAGCGGAAGGATAAGgttggggtggatgggtgggtcataaaacacaggactttccagCCAGGGAGTGGAGTTTGCttcccggggggggggggaagagattttaacccaggaaatgcgtgttcctaGGGAGTGTTTCAGCTGAACCCTGTCTGTTCCCCAGAGTGGTGCAGGGAGGTGCTGGCCTCCGATGAGTGCTGCCTGTGTTCAGCTCCTGTTGGCTGCCACCCTGTGGCTGATGCCCcacatggcagcagcagcagcagcagcagcagcagagccgcTCAACATGACCCGGGCTGGAGCTGAGACGCGGTCAGACTTCAGGATGCCCACTGGAGCTGCCAGCAGACGGAAAAGAGCCATTTCATCCAGAGAGATTAACGCTCTGCTGGATTACCACAACCGAGTCCGCTCTCAGGTCTTCCCCCCCGCCGCTAATATGGAGTTCATGGTGAGGAAACTCTGGGAACCAGACCAGGGACCAGTCATGGAATGGGacttagtacatttactcaagtaacattTTTAAGGTACTTGTCCTTTACTCATAGGCCTAATTTAAAAATACCTGTacataattaaaaacatttgctacataaattgatgcagaaaaggcacaaattgtttgacgctcaaaattaaAATTTCGCttaaaagtggagatctcaaacCTAACCCCCCGCCCCAAaagttgaacccaaagttacgcccttggctTTACTTAACTAtgtccattttatgctactttacacttctactccactacattgtGTAGGCAAATATTATTAATTGAGCTCCACCTTTACAGCTGCAGCATTATTCATGTACACATGGTTAAATACAGTTACTGCAAATGCTCTGTATCTGTAATTGGTGTTgatggtacttttttttttttttgtccattatTTAGTTTATTAATACATAATGTAACTTAACTAATTAATTATTACCGTCACTATGTACTGTAGGATAACATactgttcattttatttctttgtaaaTGACTTTTTGATGACTATTGGGGATATATATTTTCATGCAAAGCTCATAACATATAAAAGATATAAGATTTTCTTACTTTAATTTAAGTTTAATATCAACACTTTATGGTCATTAATGTATTTTGTGACCATTAAATGTGAAAGCCAAGTCAATACCTTTTATACACAGTGGGTCTTAATGAGttcagaaatatatttttttacaagtattattattgtttgtaGTAGTCGATTTAATAGtgtagttattattattattattattattattattattattattattattattattgaatcTGACCCCAACAAATGAGGAAGCACAGCCAATCTCAAgtgaaaaaaggaacaaaacagAACCAACAGTTGATCCCACAGATGCTTACAATGTATTCTGCATCCAAACTCACCTTGAtactagcctggaaatccagacccaaatccgaaagattaagggtctggcaatgagtaatgaaaatggcccaactcgaggggcggcaccaagcatgcatttgaaaatctcactgcacgcaattggataacactacgaccaatcacaactaagccccatacgcttagctgccattggagctaactggtagattaaactcttgctGTATCAGGTcggcaaaacagcaaaaacgtccttcttgcaaaggaacAATTTCAGCgccgtcttctgttcctcttttagataaaaagtCAAGTCTAACTCGTTCATTGTAGCGGCCAAAGCCGTTTCAAACAACTGGTGTTCATCCGTAGCCATCTTGCCATTTTTACTAATGACTTCGACGTCCAAGCTCtctcgtcatctgtttagctcgcctctggcccgcctatatcagatacaccgatgtgattggtgcagctcggctacaagggaaTAGTTAATAAGCATCATTACtggaatgccagagtgactcactgagcaaattcaaattgggCTCTCGTGAGAACTCCAGGGTACCTTGATACTGCaagtaacacaaaacaacacgtTCTTGCTCATTTTGTGGTACAAAAAGCTTCAAAGACAGCAGTAAGCAGATGTATGTTTTAGTCTATTCTAAGTCCAACAGCCGAGTCGATTTTAGTTTTTGCTTTTCTTACAGAACAGAGTGAAATGACACCTGCTTCTCtcgcttttttccccccctctctccagCTCTGGGATGAGGGACTCGCTGAGTCAGCCGACTCCTGGGCTTCACGATGCGTTTGGGATCACGGTCCGACAGGAGTCATGAGATACATGGGACAGAACCTGTCAGTCACTTCAGGAAGGTAGTGCAGAGCTCCTCGCAGAGAATCGGCTCTCGATGCTGATGGGTCTTAATATCCACTAAATACAGGTTATATAAGGATAAAACCGTGTGCGTTTGGATGTGACAGGCAGTGGTAGAatataactaagtacatttagtactgtacttaagtataaatgttgaggtactttacttgagtcttttcttttcatggcactttctacttctacagtagaagtcagagagaaatattgtacttttaaatCTACTACATTcacctgacagctttagttactttacacatcaagatttttgcacacaaaacacatgtagttcaTAAAATCTCGTTTTttataaagtaaactagccaacaatataagggCCTACacgtccagctgaaatgattagaccattaaacacataACTGTTTGGAGcttttacactttctaaaatgggagggtttttctgcatcgagtacttttaatactttaagtacattttcctgatgatacttacatacttttacttaaggaaAATTTTTCAACGCAGGActatgtttacagtgtggtaatagtacttttactgactacttcttccaccactggtgacAGGTACCAGTCCATCACTGATCTGGTCCAGTCGTGGTACGAGGAGAGGCATCACTTCTCCTTCCCGAACAGATGCAGCGGATCGGTGTGCTCTCACTACACTCAGGTAGAGTTTCTCTTTTGGACTGAGGACTGGTTCCAGATGGATTTGTTCATTTTTCGGCGTTCAAAGGGAGTTTAGAGTTCCCAATTAAATACGTCTATACTCATGTTTTGCTTCTGTAGGATGCTGTAACTACCATACGGTATTAAATAAACCCTCTCTCCTAAAAATTACATTCACATGAATATGAACAGAGTTCAAAAGTGCCCTGAACACTGAAGACCATCGGTGTCTGTTTACCCCAAAACAGATCAGGAAGATGGCAAAGAATCACCTCATGTCTTCATCATTCcatgattattttatttaggGACTGTATGGCAATTATTAGGGTGTGGAGATTGGGATGCAGAAAAGACAAGGGGGCGGGGGGgttgtatatttatgtgtgtatatatatatatatattgctgaAGGGAGGATGGCCTGACATTTTTGAGAAAAAATGTGGAGGGTATTTTGCACCTTTATCTCATCccagttttataaaaaaaaattcttttgtatatttcattcttttcttgtgatatattttgtaaaataaataaagacatcaaTTAGATTAGCAGCTTGTAGACGTGTGGTATTGATAATATACAGCAGAGAGGATAACAATCATTTCTCTGTAGCTACAAAACAAATTCACAAATTGCGGGCCTTAAGCGTATCAGACTACTGTGTCATCAGATCAAATGTATTTTGAGTATTTGAAATCCAGAGGAGGGGCAAAAATGTTAAGGTGCCCGAATCATCAGCACCCAAAGAGCTGCAGCCTGAGCCCAGGTCACTCATTCATTGGCTGTACAACCTTTTTTGTAGCTATGAATGGAGACGGACTGAAAACATTCACCCACGTTTgacataaatatcttgttttgagATATTGGGGGGAGGGTCCAAAGGAAATATTAATCGTTTTTCATTGATTAATCTAAGATCCAGCCCCCTAAACCCACCTCAATCATTTCTGTACAGTCCCTAACAAAGGATGAGCTGGCAAATCTGCTTAAAGCCTTCATGGGAGCATGACATCAGttgagtttatttttttgtgtatggtGAACATATGTAAAATTTCAATTTATAAATGTAATCATtacaatgtgttttgtgtttcccCTCAGATGGTGTGGGCGAGCACCAACAGAGTGGGATGTGCCGTCAGGAAGTGCTCTAACATGTACGTGTTCGGGAGCACCTGGAGGGAGGCCACGCTGCTGGTCTGCAACTACTCTATAAAGTAAGAAGAGCTTAAAGGAAGGGTTTGACTTTTgggaaaaatacatttattctgttgaatgggcggagttagcaacggctttcagctgcaGGGCTTctcgggaaggctgctctcgtgtaacctcgctcatagctcctctgagatccctcctcgatgctcgctcctcgcTTTGAGACGGCACTTACGAAGGAGGGCCAGAACAACTTTCGGTTCAAGCCAGGAGCTATCCAATAGGAGTCTTGGTATACACCCATGGCAGAGCAGCTGCTCGGCCGTGGCGCTGTTAGATGAGgtaatattaaaggtcccatggcatgaaaatttcactttatgaggttttttaacatcaatatgcattcccccagcctgtctatggtcccccagtggctagaaatggtgataggtgtaaaccgagccctgggtatcctgctctgcctttaagaaaatgaaagctcagatgagccgttttggaatctgcttatgaggtcataacaagcaaggttacctcccctttctctgctttgcccgcccagagaatttggcccacccatgagagagagacatcatggctttcaaacgagaaaagtggcagttggtcaaggccacaccccccaccctccaccttgccccctccctctctcctcctcaatagctatagacacagaaatggtacatcctaaggaaagctcattgtaggactggctatAGTGGCTGTAGtcctgcaccaaagctgaattttgggaaagagacttcagatacagtattagaggaccactaaggtctatataaaagcatccaaagagcaccatgtcatgggacctttaaagggatACAGTGCTACGCCATAATAGACCAAAGCTCCGTATTATGAGGCAGGTTGggttggtggatgggtcaaacggacacaggactttcaccccccgagaccggggttcatgtcctgtttgtgtcccgtgtgtcactTTAAACATAACACCTTTAACCCCACACATGATCTgttcctaaccctaactaagtaACTAATTATGCCAAAGGATCCTCAccaagcatgttgaaaaatgacgCCAAAGGCATTcccagtgttaaaaaaaaaaaaatgacgcaAAGGGGTTCTGACCAAGCGTCGTGTTTGACGTGTTGGCAGTGAGAATGTGGTTGTTTTATGGGTTTTTGTGCTGTCTTATCCTTTAatacaggggtcttcaacgttttttaagccaaggaccccttaactgaaagagacaaaGCAGGGTCCCCCTACTCCATATATTGTCTAAAATGAAGTtgtatattaaactgggcctacaatatcTTGTAGGtaagcctaaagcctttatacataccttttttatgcatagaatactaagctattaaaatagcctaataactGTTGccattattttataaatcatgttttgatggtaaacatacatgtggcccagtgaatccttaggatgaactgtatctgtggatggctaacTTAGTGACTACCTTTACCTATAGACCAGTAAGCAGTGTGgctttatatttgctaataatatgttggattcatgttaagacttcttaatttttgaaaaaaactttaaaaaaaatgaacaataatttggaggccaccctttgaggaccccctaggggccccggaccccctgttgaagatccctgctttaATAGGTATTGGTCCTGAACGCGTCAAACCTAAAAGGCCAACAGTACCTTATAGCTAACATTATGTTCATTTGTGTTTCAGGGGAAACTGGGTGGGAGAGGCTCCCTATAAGAGCGGTAAGCCCTGTTCCGTCTGTCCGTCCAGCTACGGCGGCTCCTGCTGGAGAAACCAATGCTCACCAAACAGGAAGCCCAAAAGACTCGCAAGAAATTAACACAACACGGggtttttgaatgtgtttttaatgttagaCCGAGAAAACAATACAAAGTCATATTCCATGTAAAGTCAAGTTTTACCAACACGAAGGCTGCATAAGAAAATGATGCAGCTGTCCAGTTACCACTATGTTCGAATGAAATCTTAattaatgaatgttttacacACGTTAAGGTAGTGGTATAAGTGTTTCTATTTTTATCGCTGTTGGTTACTAACAAAATAATATTGAAAACAAAAGAAGTCCTTTTCTTTCATACTTTTATACTTCTTGAAGACATCTACAGAgagtttttgcacttttttttttattgatgaaTTTGTTGGTTTGAGTGACTTTGAGAGGCATTGACCAAAAAATTAAGCactttttttgtacagattataTTTACTATAACCTTGGATGTGTTATTAAATCTCTTTCTAAGCTAAATTCATATTTTCAGTGTCAAATCAGTCCAGTGAATACGTTTTAATTCACGCTTTGCCGTGACTAAACATTAATGAAGTTATAAATGACCGATAACGCGGTATCATCCATATATATGGTTTCATCCATATGTATAATCCGCCCTTCACTACTTTGTGTTTActcactgctgctgcaggacATTTTCTGTCCTGCCTTTCCCCTCATTACATCTCTCCATTTACCCCTCGGAGACTTTCTGTGCCATAAAACCGGAGGCTAATGCAGCTTTTATGGTCGAAAATATGATGAAATCAGGTGGGCCTCcaaccaatacacacacacacacacacacacacacacacacacacacacacacacacacacacacacacacacacacacacacacacacacacacacacacacacacacactctcagaaaACATGTATAATATTAGATATGGAAACTATTTTCAACCGGAAAACAAAGTTCCTAACAAACAAAAGTGTAAAGAGCACCAGAGCTCAGCACTTTGGTGACTTTAATGACAGCTTAGTTTATTTGGCAGCTTACTCTTCATTTCTGTAAAGTTCAGGGGTTTATGTATactgtagtcttgcattgccagaccctggcgagtccacacagcattgctCTCCCCATTTCTCTGCACTCTACTGCAGCAACCCCTTGCTATCACTCCTGCTAAAGGCCCAGGAACAGAAAGGGACTCAGGCGCTTTTGTTACACCTTTAGCCAGTTTGTGACACTGTATTCTTGTTCATCCAAACGTCACCATGTATTCAGGCAGTTGCAGTGACTTGGAATATGAACTGTATCTCTGAAAGACCTATTATATGAAAAAATGTTTAAGAATATAAATAACTAAtaactagtccacacagcattctgggatgggagaaaaacgtgctctggtttattggcatttctttaaaccaatcacaatcgtcttgggaggTGCTatgcgccggacagagccatggtgcctctgcaaaatagcctcggggcgcaacttgttttggtggaacgtgcacgttcaaaagttttttttttttgtcgtgcaacagaaaactcagattggacagatagtctagctagctgtctggatttaccctgcagagatctgaggagcggttaaccacagtcctcacaaatccaccgttTATCcacagtttaaaatgccaacacaaagaaatcggaaggaaacggacatccgtACTTTATAAAACGACTGGCATTGTGCTGTCATCACCAGTTAATGCCTCCACAGACACTAAAGAAAAAGTTCGACATTTTGGTAAATgcgcttattcgctttcttgctgaaagttacatgtgttgtgtttctttttctcctgatgtcTTGTCGTCACATTGCAGTTGCCAGCTAAGAAATAGTCCGGCACATAACACACCCCGTAAAACCACAATTTATAGATTATCGAGCAGTAACGTGTTGATTAGAGAGcttttagaggtgctggtagttacctttggacagagccaggctagctgctccccgtttccggcctttatgctaagctaagctaactggctgcgggctgtatatgtacagtatatgtaataTGAGATTggatcgatcttctcatctaactctaagTATGGAAGCAAAAAGGTGTCAAATTATTCATCAAGAGACTGTAAATTGCATAAACTCCATACTTCTGGTTAGTCAGCCTGAAGAAGGCCCGTGTGCCGCAACGCGTTGGTGcgtatttttttaccttttgctATGCATTAGCCGCATCAATAAaggattttaaaatattttattcaaCAAGAGTGCCTTGGTTTTCATGCTGTTGTGACACCAGTGATGTTACAGAAAGTGATCAATCCCACGTCCAACTCTAATATTTATACGCTGGTACAAGTAAATCTGTAAACTGTATCAGATGGGAACTGCATGGTGCAACATTTGCCATTATGAAGTGAAACCGGAGGGACATTTCCATTTCAGCCCGGGAGACTGAAAATATAAGATTTTAAAATGAGATGTCGGTGGGTGTTTTGTCATCCACACAGGTGATTCAGGCCCAATTCTATATCCGTCGGCAACATTTTCCCCTCGGTCAAAACAAAACTGGTGACGCCACTCATCATCCACAGTTTGTCCGCTGCCACCCTTGGTACATTCTCCACTCCTCTGTCTTTTATGTCACTCTCCACCCTccagctttctctctctctctctctctccttttagcATCAATTCAGTTTCTTATTCGGCGCTCCTATTCACTCCTAATCTGTATCTAGAAAAACTGCTATTTAGTGATGAGAAAGAGGGAAATGCACATAATaactttgtgtttatttgagTTTCTATCATCATGTTGCCTTAGTTACAGCTGCTATATAGATAGGTGTCCATACGAGCCTGGTTACTGTTTAACCTCCCCACCCACATTTGCCCAGATTAGGAAAATCAATAAGATAACAGCGGCAACACCGGCCTTACCTTGCACCAACAAAAGCCTTCTCCCGCTACAGCAACCTGCGCCAAACTTCCACATTTTACACCTCatggggagggagggaaaaagCGGATTTTAAACACATGTTGGAGAGGAAGCAGAGGACGAAATGGTCAATGTAAACACACAAGTCACTTCAAGTATGGAACTTCCATTTGGTGAGTACACACTATTTGGTACTGTTTTTAGCACCTCGGCCCGGTGGTttcagtgggggggggggcagctgcttgcttcttcttttctttttcggTGGTTTTGTGCAGCGGCTCCAGAGCTCTGGCAGATCACTGCAGACTCGGAGGGTGGAAATCTCGTCGCCATTTGTGTCTGCCCTTTTCACACGGCTGTAATCCAGGAGGTGTGTCAGAGAGATGGAGGTTGTTGAGAAAGGCCGTGGCAGCCGGGCTTGATGCTGACGATGGTTCAAAGGTTTTTGAGATGTCAGAGCAGTTGGGAGTACATCAAGTCTGAGGGGGTATaagagcagtggtggaagaagtattcagatcctactattaccacactgtaaaaatactctgttacaagtaaaagtcctgcattgaaaatgttacttaagcaaaagtttgtaagtattattgggaaaatgtacttaaagtaatcctcacattttagaaactgtaaaggatccaaccagttgtgtgtttaatggtctaatcatttcagctggacttgtaggcccttatattgtcggctagttcactttataataaaacggcatattttttaaactgcatgtgttTTATGGGCAAAgatcttaaaggaatacgccaccgtttgttgaaatagggcttatcacggtctcccctggctgtagataggtgggccaatgcatttttttgtctcagtgcaagtaattagtttttttttttgtcttttgttggctcacatgctaacatgctaaccggcaacataggattccattcactacgctaagctaa
This genomic interval from Perca fluviatilis chromosome 5, GENO_Pfluv_1.0, whole genome shotgun sequence contains the following:
- the r3hdml gene encoding R3H domain containing-like yields the protein MKSGAGRCWPPMSAACVQLLLAATLWLMPHMAAAAAAAAAEPLNMTRAGAETRSDFRMPTGAASRRKRAISSREINALLDYHNRVRSQVFPPAANMEFMLWDEGLAESADSWASRCVWDHGPTGVMRYMGQNLSVTSGRYQSITDLVQSWYEERHHFSFPNRCSGSVCSHYTQMVWASTNRVGCAVRKCSNMYVFGSTWREATLLVCNYSIKGNWVGEAPYKSGKPCSVCPSSYGGSCWRNQCSPNRKPKRLARN